One region of Rana temporaria chromosome 11, aRanTem1.1, whole genome shotgun sequence genomic DNA includes:
- the NIP7 gene encoding 60S ribosome subunit biogenesis protein NIP7 homolog → MTGCNPYGSSHYSGRSQASDVIIPGPSTVWGSRGAKMRPLTEEETRTMFEKLSKYIGENIKLLVDRPDGTYCFRLHNERVYYVSEKILKLATNIAREKLVSLGTCFGKFTKTQKFRLHITALDFLAPYAKYKVWVKPGAEQSFLYGNHVLKSGLGRITENTTQYQGVIVYSMADVPLGFGVAAKSTQECRKLDPMVIVVFHQADVGEYIRHEDTLT, encoded by the exons ATGACAGGCTGTAATCCGTACGGCTCCTCCCACTATTCTGGACGGTCTCAGGCTAGTGACGTCATCATTCCGGGCCCGAGCACAGTGTGGGGATCACGTGGAGCAAAGATGAGGCCGCTGACAGAGGAAGAGACCAGAACCATGTTCGAGAAATTGTCCAAATA tatcGGGGAGAATATAAAGCTCTTGGTGGATCGTCCTGACGGCACTTACTGCTTCCGGTTGCACAACGAACGGGTCTATTATGTCAG TGAGAAGATCTTGAAGTTGGCGACAAACATCGCGCGGGAGAAGTTGGTGTCGCTGGGGACGTGTTTCGGGAAGTTCACCAAGACGCAGAAGTTCCGCCTTCATATCACCGCTTTGGATTTTCTCGCTCCGTATGCCAAG TACAAGGTGTGGGTGAAGCCCGGCGCTGAGCAATCCTTCTTATATGGAAATCACGTTCTGAAGTCGGGATTGGGAAGGATAACGGAGAACACGACCCAGTACCAGGGGGTCATCGTGTATTCCATGGCCGATGTGCCGCTG GGCTTCGGCGTGGCGGCGAAGTCCACTCAAGAGTGCCGGAAGCTGGACCCGATGGTCATCGTGGTTTTCCACCAGGCCGACGTTGGCGAGTACATCAGACATGAAGACACGCTCACATAA
- the LOC120916853 gene encoding proline-rich protein 36-like — MSGGLGVVEGPIRPAPGPPPDSSPATTDQHPAPPPDSSPATTDQHPAPPPDSSPATTERHRPLLLTRLRPPQSGTRPLLLTRLRPPQSGTRPLLLTRLRPPQSVTRPLLLTRLRPPQSVTWPLLLTCLRPPQTGTRPLLLTRLRPPQSGTRPLLLTRLRPPQTSTRPLLLTRLRPPERHPAPPPDSSPPTTERHLAPPPDLSPATTDRHPAPPPDSSPPTTERHPAPPPDSSPATTDRHPALLLTRLRPPQSGTRPLLLTRLRPPQTSTRPLLLTRLRPPQSGTRPLLLTRLRPPQTSTRPLLLTRLRPPQSERHPAPPPDSSPATTDQHPAPPPDSSPPTTERHPAPPPDSSPPTTDQHPAPPPDSSPATTERHPAPPPDSSPATTERHPASPPDSSPATTERHPAPPPDSSPATTEPHPAPPPDSSPATTERHPAPPPDSSQATTERHPAPPPDSSPATTERHPAPPPDSSPATTERHPAPPPDSSPATTDRHPAPPPDSSPATTDRHPAPPPDSSPATTDRHPAPPPDSSPATTDRHLAPPPDSSPATTERHPAPPPDSSPATTERHLAPPPDSSPATTERHPAPPPDSSPATTERHPAPPPDSSPATTDRHPAPPPDSSPATTEPHPAPPPDSSPATTERHPAPPPDSSPATTERHPAPPPDSSPATTERHPAPPPDSSPATTERHPAPPPDSSPATTDRHPAPPPDSSPATTERHPAPPPDSSPATTDRHPAPPPDSSPATTDRHLAPPPDSSPATTDRHPAPPPDSSPATTERHLAPPPDSSPATTERHPAPPPDSSPATTERHPAPPPDSSPATTERHPAPPPDSSPATTERHPAPPPDSSPATTDRHPAPPPDSSPATTDRHPAPPPDSSPATTDRHPAPPDSSPATTDRHPAPPPDSSLATTDRHPAPPPDSSPATTDWHPAPPPDASPATTDRHPAPPPDSSPATTERHPAPPPDSSPATTEPHPAPPPDSSPATTERHPTPPPDSSPPTTEPHPAPPPDSSPATTERHPAPPPDSSPATTDRHPAPPPDSSPATTDRHPAPPPDSSPATTDRHPAPPPDSSPATTERHLAPPPDSSPATTERHPAPPDSSPATTDRHPAHPPDSSPATTEPHPAPPPDSSPATTDRHPAPPPDSSPATTDRHPAPPPDSSPATTERHPAPPPDSSPATTERHPAPPPDSSPATTEPHPAPPPDSSPATTERHPAPPPDSSPPTTEPHPAPPPDSSPATTERHPAPPPDSSPATTERHPAPPPDSSPPTTDRHPAPPPDSSPATTERHPAPPPDSSPATTERHPAPPSDSSPPTTDRHPAPPPDSSPATTDQHRPLLLTRLWPPQSVT, encoded by the exons ATGAGTGGCGGGCTCGGTGTGGTGGAGGGGCCCATCAG ACCGGCACCCGGCCCTCCTCCTGACTCGTCTCCGGCCACCACAGACCAGCACccggcccctcctcctgactCGTCTCCGGCCACCACAGACCAGCACccggcccctcctcctgactCGTCTCCGGCCACCACAGAGCGGCACAGGCCCCTCCTCCTGACTCGTCTCCGCCCACCACAGAGCGGCACccggcccctcctcctgactCGTCTCCGGCCACCACAGAGCGGCACCCGGCCCCTCCTCCTGACCCGTCTCCGGCCACCACAGAGCGTCACccggcccctcctcctgactCGTCTCCGCCCACCACAGAGCGTCacctggcccctcctcctgacTTGTCTCCGGCCACCACAGACCGGCACccggcccctcctcctgactCGTCTCCGGCCACCACAGAGCGGCACccggcccctcctcctgactCGTCTCCGCCCACCACAGACCAGCACccggcccctcctcctgactCGTCTCCGGCCACCAGAGCGTCACccggcccctcctcctgactCGTCTCCGCCCACCACAGAGCGTCacctggcccctcctcctgacTTGTCTCCGGCCACCACAGACCGGCACccggcccctcctcctgactCGTCTCCGCCCACCACAGAGCGGCACccggcccctcctcctgactCGTCTCCGGCCACCACAGACCGGCACCCGGCCCTCCTCCTGACTCGTCTCCGGCCACCACAGAGCGGCACccggcccctcctcctgactCGTCTCCGGCCACCACAGACCAGCACccggcccctcctcctgactCGTCTCCGGCCACCACAGAGCGGCACccggcccctcctcctgactCGTCTCCGCCCACCACAGACCAGCACccggcccctcctcctgactCGTCTCCGGCCACCACAGAGCG AGCGGCACccggcccctcctcctgactCGTCTCCGGCCACCACAGACCAGCACccggcccctcctcctgactCGTCTCCACCCACCACAGAGCGGCACccggcccctcctcctgactCGTCTCCGCCCACCACAGACCAGCACccggcccctcctcctgactCGTCTCCGGCCACCACAGAGCGGCACccggcccctcctcctgactCGTCTCCGGCCACCACAGAGCGGCACCCGGCCTCTCCTCCTGACTCGTCTCCGGCCACCACAGAGCGGCACccggcccctcctcctgactCGTCTCCGGCCACCACAGAGCCACACccggcccctcctcctgactCGTCTCCGGCCACCACAGAGCGGCACccggcccctcctcctgactCGTCTCAGGCCACCACAGAGCGGCACccggcccctcctcctgactCGTCTCCGGCCACCACAGAGCGGCACccggcccctcctcctgactCGTCTCCGGCCACCACAGAGCGGCACccggcccctcctcctgactCGTCTCCGGCCACCACAGACCGGCACccggcccctcctcctgactCGTCTCCGGCCACCACAGACCGGCACccggcccctcctcctgactCGTCTCCGGCCACCACAGATCGGCACCCAGCCCCTCCTCCTGACTCGTCTCCGGCCACCACAGATCGGCacctggcccctcctcctgacTCGTCTCCGGCCACCACAGAGCGGCACccggcccctcctcctgactCGTCTCCGGCCACCACAGAGCGGCacctggcccctcctcctgacTCGTCTCCGGCCACCACAGAGCGGCACccggcccctcctcctgactCGTCTCCGGCCACCACAGAGCGGCACccggcccctcctcctgactCGTCTCCGGCCACCACAGACCGGCACccggcccctcctcctgactCGTCTCCGGCCACCACAGAGCCACACccggcccctcctcctgactCGTCTCCGGCCACCACAGAGCGTCACccggcccctcctcctgactCGTCTCCGGCCACCACAGAGCGGCACccggcccctcctcctgactCGTCTCCGGCCACCACAGAGCGGCACccggcccctcctcctgactCGTCTCCGGCCACCACAGAGCGGCACccggcccctcctcctgactCGTCTCCGGCCACCACAGACCGGCACccggcccctcctcctgactCGTCTCCGGCCACCACAGAGCGGCACccggcccctcctcctgactCGTCTCCGGCCACCACAGATCGGCACCCAGCCCCTCCTCCTGACTCGTCTCCGGCCACCACAGATCGGCacctggcccctcctcctgacTCGTCTCCGGCCACCACAGACCGGCACccggcccctcctcctgactCGTCTCCGGCCACCACAGAGCGGCacctggcccctcctcctgacTCGTCTCCGGCCACCACAGAGCGGCACccggcccctcctcctgactCGTCTCCGGCCACCACAGAGCGGCACccggcccctcctcctgactCGTCTCCGGCCACCACAGAACGGCACccggcccctcctcctgactCGTCTCCGGCCACCACAGAGCGGCACccggcccctcctcctgactCGTCTCCGGCCACCACAGACCGGCACccggcccctcctcctgactCGTCTCCGGCCACCACAGACCGGCACccggcccctcctcctgactCGTCTCCGGCCACCACAGACCGGCACCCGGCCCCTCCTGACTCGTCTCCGGCCACCACAGACCGGCACccggcccctcctcctgactCGTCTCTGGCCACCACAGATCGGCACccggcccctcctcctgactCGTCTCCGGCCACCACAGACTGGCACCCGGCCCCTCCTCCTGACGCATCTCCGGCCACCACAGATCGGCACccggcccctcctcctgactCGTCTCCGGCCACCACAGAGCGGCACccggcccctcctcctgactCGTCTCCGGCCACCACAGAGCCACACccggcccctcctcctgactCGTCTCCGGCCACCACAGAACGGCACCCGACCCCTCCTCCTGACTCGTCTCCACCCACCACAGAGCCACACccggcccctcctcctgactCGTCTCCGGCCACCACAGAGCGGCACccggcccctcctcctgactCGTCTCCGGCCACCACAGACCGGCACccggcccctcctcctgactCGTCTCCGGCCACCACAGACCGGCACccggcccctcctcctgactCGTCTCCGGCCACCACAGACCGGCACccggcccctcctcctgactCGTCTCCGGCCACCACAGAGCGGCacctggcccctcctcctgacTCGTCTCCGGCCACCACAGAGCGGCACCCGGCCCCTCCTGACTCGTCTCCGGCCACCACAGACCGGCACCCGGCCCATCCTCCTGACTCGTCTCCGGCCACCACAGAGCCACACccggcccctcctcctgactCGTCTCCGGCCACCACAGACCGGCACccggcccctcctcctgactCGTCTCCGGCCACCACAGACCGGCACccggcccctcctcctgactCGTCTCCGGCCACCACAGAGCGGCACccggcccctcctcctgactCGTCTCCGGCCACCACAGAGCGGCACccggcccctcctcctgactCGTCTCCGGCCACCACAGAGCCACACccggcccctcctcctgactCGTCTCCGGCCACCACAGAACGGCACccggcccctcctcctgactCGTCTCCACCCACCACAGAGCCACACccggcccctcctcctgactCGTCTCCGGCCACCACAGAGCGGCACccggcccctcctcctgactCGTCTCCGGCCACCACAGAGCGTCACccggcccctcctcctgactCGTCTCCGCCCACCACAGACCGTCACCCCGCCCCTCCTCCTGACTCGTCTCCGGCCACCACAGAGCGGCACccggcccctcctcctgactCATCTCCGGCCACCACAGAGCGGCACCCGGCCCCTCCTTCTGACTCGTCTCCGCCCACCACAGACCGGCACccggcccctcctcctgactCGTCTCCGGCCACCACAGACCAGCAccggcccctcctcctgactCGTCTCTGGCCACCACAGAGCGTCACGTGA
- the TRAPPC2L gene encoding trafficking protein particle complex subunit 2-like protein — protein sequence MAVCVAVIAKENYPLYIRSIPTEEQLKFHYTVHTSLDVVDEKISAMGKALVDQRELYLGLLYPTEDYKVYGYVTNSKVKFVMVVDSSNTALRDNEIRSMFRKLHNSYTDVMCNPFYNPGDPIQSRAFDNTVSSMMVPAC from the exons ATGGCGGTGTGTGTAGCTGTCATCGCTAAGGAG AATTATCCGTTGTACATTCGCAGCATCCCCACGGAGGAGCAGCTGAAGTTCCATTACACGGTGCACACCTCCCTGGATGTGGtggatgagaagatctctgctaTGGGGAAAGCTCTGGTGGATCAAAGAGAACTCTACCTGGGACTGCTGTACCCCACCGAGGACTACAAAGT ATACGGCTACGTCACCAACTCTAAAGTAAAATTTGTCATGGTGGTGGATTCCTCTAACACGGCGCTTCGGGACAATGAAATCCGCAGT ATGTTCCGCAAACTTCACAACTCCTACACAGATGTGATGTGCAACCCCTTCTACAATCCCGGGGACCCCATCCAGTCACg GGCTTTTGACAACACTGTCTCCTCCATGATGGTGCCTGCATGCTGA